One segment of Struthio camelus isolate bStrCam1 chromosome 25, bStrCam1.hap1, whole genome shotgun sequence DNA contains the following:
- the COPZ2 gene encoding coatomer subunit zeta-2 isoform X3 produces the protein MEPAGLPRREPSLYTVKALFILDSDGQRLLAKYYDGTFPSPEEQAAFERSVFSKAQRAGGDVAALQGLTAVCQSSADLFFCVAGSCQENELVLASVLSCLVETLGLVRRGDVEKRWLLDNMDGAFLVVDEIVDGGVILESDPQHVAQRLSLRAAPEPAAYGFVLLDYLAGSSARREPAERRD, from the exons ATGGAGCCCGCGGGGCTGCCG CGGCGGGAGCCCTCTCTCTACACCGTCAAGGCCCTTTTCATCCTGGACAGCGATGGGCAGCGGCTCCTGGCCAAG TACTACGACGGCACCTTCCCCTCGCCGGAGGAGCAGGCGGCATTCGAGAGGAGCGTCTTCAGCAAAGCCCAGCGGGCGGGCG GCGACGTCGCCGCGCTGCAGGGCCTCACCGCCGTCTGCCAGAGCAGCGCCGACCTCTTCTTCTGCGTGGCGGGGAGCTGCCAGGAGAACGAg CTCGTGCTGGCGTCGGTTCTCAGCTGCCTCGTGGAGACCCTCGGCCTCGTGCGGCG CGGGGACGTGGAGAAGCGCTGGCTGCTGGACAACATGGACGGGGCGTTCCTGGTGGTGGACGAGATCGTGGACGGGGG GGTGATCCTGGAGAGCGACCCGCAGCACGTGGCGCAGAGGCTGAGCCTCCGG GCGGCCCCGGAGCCGGCAGCCTACGGCTTCGTCCTCTTGGATTACCTGGCGGGTAGCTCGGCGCGGAGGGAGCCGGCAGAGCGGAGGGACTAG
- the COPZ2 gene encoding coatomer subunit zeta-2 isoform X1: MEPAGLPRREPSLYTVKALFILDSDGQRLLAKGGRRCPSCPPGQISGLLLGVPAVTPAPRSAVLRRHLPLAGGAGGIREERLQQSPAGGRRRRRAAGPHRRLPEQRRPLLLRGGELPGERARAGVGSQLPRGDPRPRAARGRGEALAAGQHGRGVPGGGRDRGRGASRTEGKPRHGGSRALTAPPRGPSSPQGDPGERPAARGAEAEPPGGPGAGSLRLRPLGLPGG; the protein is encoded by the exons ATGGAGCCCGCGGGGCTGCCG CGGCGGGAGCCCTCTCTCTACACCGTCAAGGCCCTTTTCATCCTGGACAGCGATGGGCAGCGGCTCCTGGCCAAG GGAGGCCGGCggtgccccagctgccccccgggCCAGATttcggggctgctgctgggggtcCCGGCGGTGACGCCGGCGCCCCGGTCCGCAGTACTACGACGGCACCTTCCCCTCGCCGGAGGAGCAGGCGGCATTCGAGAGGAGCGTCTTCAGCAAAGCCCAGCGGGCGGGCG GCGACGTCGCCGCGCTGCAGGGCCTCACCGCCGTCTGCCAGAGCAGCGCCGACCTCTTCTTCTGCGTGGCGGGGAGCTGCCAGGAGAACGAg CTCGTGCTGGCGTCGGTTCTCAGCTGCCTCGTGGAGACCCTCGGCCTCGTGCGGCG CGGGGACGTGGAGAAGCGCTGGCTGCTGGACAACATGGACGGGGCGTTCCTGGTGGTGGACGAGATCGTGGACGGGGG GCGTCGCGCACggaggggaaaccgaggcacggaggCTCCCGCGCCCTgaccgcgccgccccgcggcccttCCTCGCCGCAGGGTGATCCTGGAGAGCGACCCGCAGCACGTGGCGCAGAGGCTGAGCCTCCGG GCGGCCCCGGAGCCGGCAGCCTACGGCTTCGTCCTCTTGGATTACCTGGCGGGTAG
- the COPZ2 gene encoding coatomer subunit zeta-2 isoform X2 gives MEPAGLPRREPSLYTVKALFILDSDGQRLLAKGGRRCPSCPPGQISGLLLGVPAVTPAPRSAVLRRHLPLAGGAGGIREERLQQSPAGGRRRRRAAGPHRRLPEQRRPLLLRGGELPGERARAGVGSQLPRGDPRPRAARGRGEALAAGQHGRGVPGGGRDRGRGGDPGERPAARGAEAEPPGGPGAGSLRLRPLGLPGG, from the exons ATGGAGCCCGCGGGGCTGCCG CGGCGGGAGCCCTCTCTCTACACCGTCAAGGCCCTTTTCATCCTGGACAGCGATGGGCAGCGGCTCCTGGCCAAG GGAGGCCGGCggtgccccagctgccccccgggCCAGATttcggggctgctgctgggggtcCCGGCGGTGACGCCGGCGCCCCGGTCCGCAGTACTACGACGGCACCTTCCCCTCGCCGGAGGAGCAGGCGGCATTCGAGAGGAGCGTCTTCAGCAAAGCCCAGCGGGCGGGCG GCGACGTCGCCGCGCTGCAGGGCCTCACCGCCGTCTGCCAGAGCAGCGCCGACCTCTTCTTCTGCGTGGCGGGGAGCTGCCAGGAGAACGAg CTCGTGCTGGCGTCGGTTCTCAGCTGCCTCGTGGAGACCCTCGGCCTCGTGCGGCG CGGGGACGTGGAGAAGCGCTGGCTGCTGGACAACATGGACGGGGCGTTCCTGGTGGTGGACGAGATCGTGGACGGGGG GGTGATCCTGGAGAGCGACCCGCAGCACGTGGCGCAGAGGCTGAGCCTCCGG GCGGCCCCGGAGCCGGCAGCCTACGGCTTCGTCCTCTTGGATTACCTGGCGGGTAG